A window of Staphylococcus sp. 17KM0847 contains these coding sequences:
- the rpmB gene encoding 50S ribosomal protein L28, protein MGKECFVTGRKASTGNRRSHALNSTKRRWNANLQKVRILVDGKPKKVWVSTRALKSGKVTRV, encoded by the coding sequence ATGGGTAAAGAATGTTTCGTAACAGGACGTAAAGCTTCAACAGGCAACAGACGTTCTCATGCATTAAACTCAACGAAACGCCGTTGGAATGCGAACTTACAAAAAGTGAGAATCCTTGTTGATGGTAAACCTAAAAAAGTTTGGGTTTCTACTCGTGCTTTAAAATCAGGTAAAGTTACACGCGTATAA